A DNA window from Camelina sativa cultivar DH55 chromosome 17, Cs, whole genome shotgun sequence contains the following coding sequences:
- the LOC104754585 gene encoding uncharacterized protein LOC104754585 — MVGDVNPSRNLFRQKDAHPLSVLCSGKWLQTVRSSPKVSSCELSSSPSHLSSKVGENYETESEKIHKKVIPLSSKKSFSSNYTEGSLQFTMRANGTPHFVFKLENQKDVYVASYVEDQSVYMIYLQRGESSSSPHLVGRIKVSTLSSDRVIEREFVLFSSNDQIPSNRENRGLTKKVVKKTRGTSRLSRTSFIPDLCSWDQPFKEEPSFDVEQVNLLENNLPTNTEALAVVVKQETVREEIGGWGLNFLKKSPPVVQSNDATETETSTSVTSMDVVIPSGIHGGPEDEPLSLIQRWKSQGNCDCGGWDLGCSLTHLNGQPRKDQFELLIEGSKHETIGLKIVNVHEGLYIVQFEANLSILQSFSIALAFIHCQNHRPKHL; from the exons ATGGTGGGTGATGTGAATCCATCAAGGAACTTGTTTAGACAGAAAGATGCACATCCTTTGTCAGTTTTATGCAGCGGGAAATGGTTACAGACTGTTAGAAGCAGTCCCAAAGTATCATCATGtgaactctcttcttctccaagtcATTTGTCAAGCAAAGTAGGGGAAAACTATGAGACTGAATCCGAAAAGATTCATAAAAAGGTAATCCCCTTATCAAGCAAAAAGTCATTCTCGTCAAACTATACCGAGGGAAGCCTTCAGTTCACAATGAGAGCCAATGGAACGCctcattttgttttcaaattggAGAATCAGAAAGATGTTTATGTGGCAAGCTATGTAGAAGACCAAAGTGTTTATATGATCTACCTACAAAGAGGAGAATCATCATCCTCACCACATCTAGTTGGTAGAATTAAAGTATCCACCTTGTCTTCGGACAGAGTCatagagagagagtttgttttgtttagtagcAATGATCAGATACCGAGTAACAGGGAAAACAGAGGATTAACTAAAAAAGTTGTCAAGAAAACTAGAGGTACCTCAAGATTGAGCCGAACAAGTTTTATACCTGATTTGTGTTCTTGGGATCAGCCATTCAAAGAAGAACCAAGCTTTGATGTTGAGCAGGTGAATCTTTTGGAAAACAACCTTCCAACAAATACTGAAGCATTAGCTGTTGTTGTGAAACAAGAGACGGTTAGAGAAGAAATTGGAGGTTGGGGATTGAATTTCTTGAAGAAATCGCCGCCGGTGGTTCAATCAAATGATGCTACTGAGACTGAAACTTCAACATCTGTCACAAGTATGGATGTTGTGATTCCTTCAGGGATTCATGGAGGACCTGAAGATGAACCCTTGAGCTTGATACAGAGATGGAAATCTCAAGGAAACTGTGACTGTGGAGGATGGGACTTGGGTTGTTCCTTAACCCATCTTAACGGCCAACCACGAAAAGACCAATTCGAGCTTCTCATAGAG GGATCGAAGCATGAAACCATTGGATTAAAGATTGTGAATGTTCACGAAGGACTTTACATAGTTCAGTTCGAAGCAAATCTATCTATCTTGCAATCATTTTCAATTGCTTTGGCATTCATACATTGCCAGAACCACCGACCGAAGCATCTATAG